In a genomic window of Streptomyces sp. BHT-5-2:
- a CDS encoding mycolysin → MAGTGVCLAAVVMPSAFAGSSPQAHTPAPAGACTIRPAEKNSEAPLSCLGVTASLDHLPAVGEQATLTVNVKAQTDVKRAGLAVQLPPALRISDSGGSGLAAPTTDTFGQRTSSTLSLTPGTRAVHLKVTAVAAGPAQIQADISDIDHPDPRRAGHDSVELTVGKANGSSDQGISVTKARPAPVHRPAPGARKERPVTPKAPAPAPASSPARASAASGPAAPRAAGRAGGSSQVCISGTFRNRFQSAEGGSWNGKANRDEPVHNANVTLWGQPTANSGTQQLATGMTGNNNGSFNLCYTPTTSVTSKVWVEFQTQAGQSWSVVDGNGRRYATATYSQDNVSGSTSLGNVYANEGQSRAWHALDTLNKLWWTRGSTTNCWTGSQQDGHCTPITVQWYPGSTDGTYWSTNEDKIHLADNDPDSEHTVVHEAGHALMGKLYKGWWPNVSNCSPHYVSRTSSTSCGWTEGFANAVAFHTFNDTTYYWGNGSSQNLANDRSTTGIDPGDACEARVATALVDLWSQVDGGWARSNTMMTKTQQSSLREYFVEDRPDYGLDSGTKARDILYDHTIQY, encoded by the coding sequence ATGGCAGGCACAGGCGTCTGCCTGGCGGCCGTCGTCATGCCGTCCGCGTTCGCGGGAAGCTCCCCCCAGGCCCACACCCCCGCACCGGCCGGCGCCTGCACGATCCGCCCTGCGGAGAAGAACTCCGAGGCACCGCTGAGCTGTCTCGGTGTCACCGCGTCCCTCGACCACCTCCCCGCCGTCGGCGAGCAGGCCACCCTCACCGTGAACGTCAAGGCGCAGACCGACGTCAAGCGCGCCGGCCTGGCCGTCCAACTACCGCCCGCGCTCCGGATATCCGACAGTGGAGGCTCCGGCCTCGCCGCGCCCACCACGGACACCTTCGGCCAGCGCACCAGCAGCACCCTTTCCCTCACCCCCGGCACCCGGGCCGTCCATCTCAAGGTCACGGCGGTCGCCGCCGGACCCGCCCAGATCCAGGCGGACATCAGCGACATCGACCACCCCGACCCGCGCCGCGCCGGACACGACTCGGTCGAGCTCACCGTCGGCAAGGCCAACGGCTCCTCCGACCAGGGCATATCGGTCACCAAGGCCCGTCCGGCCCCGGTCCACCGTCCCGCGCCCGGCGCTCGCAAGGAACGCCCGGTCACCCCCAAGGCACCCGCTCCCGCCCCGGCGTCCTCCCCGGCCCGCGCCTCGGCCGCCTCCGGCCCGGCCGCCCCGCGCGCCGCCGGCCGGGCCGGGGGCTCCTCGCAGGTCTGCATCAGCGGCACCTTCCGCAACCGTTTCCAGTCCGCCGAGGGCGGTAGTTGGAACGGCAAGGCCAACCGGGACGAGCCGGTCCACAACGCCAACGTCACCCTGTGGGGCCAGCCCACCGCCAACAGCGGTACGCAGCAGCTCGCCACGGGGATGACCGGCAACAACAACGGCAGCTTCAACCTCTGCTACACCCCCACCACCTCCGTCACCTCCAAGGTCTGGGTGGAGTTCCAGACCCAGGCCGGCCAGTCGTGGTCCGTGGTCGACGGCAACGGCCGCCGCTACGCCACCGCCACCTACTCGCAGGACAACGTCTCGGGCAGCACCAGCCTGGGCAACGTCTACGCCAACGAAGGGCAGAGCCGTGCCTGGCACGCCCTCGACACCCTCAACAAGCTGTGGTGGACCCGCGGTTCCACCACCAACTGCTGGACCGGCAGCCAGCAGGACGGCCACTGCACGCCGATCACCGTCCAGTGGTACCCCGGCTCCACCGACGGCACCTACTGGTCGACCAACGAGGACAAGATCCACCTCGCGGACAACGACCCCGACTCCGAACACACCGTCGTCCACGAGGCGGGCCACGCCCTCATGGGCAAGCTCTACAAGGGCTGGTGGCCGAACGTGAGCAACTGCTCGCCCCACTACGTGAGCCGCACCTCCTCCACCAGCTGCGGCTGGACCGAGGGCTTCGCCAACGCGGTGGCGTTCCACACGTTCAACGACACCACCTACTACTGGGGCAACGGCAGCTCCCAGAATCTCGCCAACGACCGCTCCACGACGGGTATCGACCCGGGCGACGCCTGCGAGGCCCGCGTCGCCACCGCGCTGGTCGACCTGTGGTCCCAGGTCGACGGCGGCTGGGCCAGGAGCAACACCATGATGACCAAGACCCAGCAGTCCAGCCTCCGCGAGTACTTCGTCGAGGACCGGCCCGACTACGGCCTCGACAGCGGCACCAAGGCCCGAGACATCCTCTACGACCACACCATCCAGTACTGA
- a CDS encoding GNAT family N-acetyltransferase, whose amino-acid sequence MVTLETPRLILRRWREEDVAPMAAINADPEVMRWIRDGSVRDEQQTRGGIQAWESEWESRGFGLFAVEVRSTGELAGFTGLSVPHFLPEVLPAVEVGWRLGHSHWGQGLATEAAAAAVRFGFEERGLERIVSIAQVGNDASERIMTKLGMRPVRETVNPTGGRRVRVFELSSDQYVTTTR is encoded by the coding sequence ATGGTCACGCTGGAGACTCCCCGTTTGATCCTGCGTCGCTGGCGCGAGGAGGACGTCGCGCCGATGGCTGCCATCAACGCCGACCCCGAGGTCATGCGGTGGATCCGTGACGGCAGCGTCCGTGACGAACAGCAGACTCGCGGCGGGATCCAGGCATGGGAGAGCGAGTGGGAGTCGCGGGGCTTCGGACTGTTCGCCGTGGAGGTCCGGTCCACTGGCGAACTGGCCGGCTTCACCGGCCTTTCGGTGCCCCACTTCTTGCCGGAGGTACTGCCGGCGGTCGAGGTGGGCTGGCGGCTGGGACATTCCCACTGGGGGCAGGGCTTGGCCACCGAGGCCGCCGCGGCCGCTGTACGGTTCGGGTTCGAAGAGCGAGGTCTGGAGCGGATCGTCAGCATCGCTCAAGTGGGCAACGACGCCTCCGAACGGATCATGACCAAACTGGGGATGCGTCCGGTCCGTGAGACCGTCAATCCCACCGGCGGTCGGCGAGTCCGGGTGTTCGAGTTGTCGTCGGACCAGTACGTCACAACCACTCGTTGA
- a CDS encoding LysR family transcriptional regulator, with protein sequence MLISRQLIYFTSLAKELHFGRTAEFLHITQSALSQSIRSMERSLGLELFERDRQGVQLTDAGRALLAEADELVEQSERALRAVRRAAQGCRGTLRVLYSRSGVHLGQRGLVEEFRRRYPGVEVRTEAGWAAHNLEALHAGTADVAFLRTPPCSSDVTTHVVSREELVAVVPVGSTVASSRDVVSPEELRGQPVVTWPRCQAPELYDRILAQVWRTEDPPVGVVEPDYANVIEAVRAGHGIAVLDRRLAETAGQDGLVIRRFVPPRPVGEVSVAWLRGATAPVLRRFVGFLRAERPAPSAAMKVGVAAG encoded by the coding sequence ATGCTGATTTCGCGGCAGTTAATCTACTTCACGAGTCTCGCCAAAGAGTTACATTTCGGGCGCACTGCAGAATTTCTCCACATTACGCAGTCCGCCCTTTCTCAGAGCATTCGGTCCATGGAGCGTTCGCTGGGGCTGGAACTCTTCGAGCGCGATCGACAGGGCGTCCAACTGACCGACGCCGGGCGGGCGCTGCTGGCGGAGGCCGACGAACTCGTCGAGCAGTCCGAGCGTGCCCTCAGGGCAGTGCGTCGAGCGGCGCAGGGGTGTCGAGGAACGCTGCGCGTTCTGTACAGCCGTTCCGGCGTCCATCTTGGGCAGCGCGGTCTCGTGGAGGAGTTCCGCCGCCGGTATCCGGGGGTTGAGGTGCGCACCGAGGCCGGGTGGGCGGCGCACAATCTGGAAGCCTTGCACGCGGGTACGGCGGATGTCGCGTTCCTGCGCACGCCCCCGTGCTCCTCGGATGTGACCACCCATGTGGTCAGCCGCGAAGAGTTGGTTGCCGTCGTGCCTGTGGGGTCGACGGTGGCTTCCTCCCGCGACGTGGTCAGCCCGGAAGAGCTGCGCGGTCAGCCGGTGGTGACGTGGCCACGGTGCCAGGCACCGGAGCTCTACGACCGCATTCTGGCGCAGGTGTGGCGCACGGAGGACCCGCCCGTCGGCGTGGTCGAGCCCGACTACGCGAACGTCATCGAGGCGGTCCGTGCGGGTCACGGCATCGCGGTGCTGGACCGTCGGCTCGCGGAGACGGCTGGGCAGGACGGGCTGGTGATCCGTCGGTTCGTTCCGCCGCGTCCGGTCGGCGAGGTCTCCGTGGCATGGCTGCGCGGGGCCACCGCACCGGTGCTCCGCCGCTTCGTCGGCTTTCTCAGGGCCGAGCGGCCGGCGCCCTCGGCGGCCATGAAGGTCGGCGTAGCGGCGGGGTGA
- a CDS encoding MFS transporter produces the protein MSHAKSSAKPGAKLDLWKISPSLLAICIDAMGFGLVYPILSAIFSDPHSGILSAGISEQWRFFFIGLGYAVYPLFMFFGSSLMGELSDVFGRKRVLSTCVLGLSASYFMMAAGAALPSLVLLIVGRGLGGLMAGCQGIAQAAISDLSTPETKAINMSVMSIAYSAGIVIGPVIGGATSSSATVSFFSYWTPFALVGLISFACYLWILVKFKETTRAARTRRISVLLPFKVIAEAATDQRVRLLCVVFLLMQIGYSLYFQMILLQLQHEFHYSTLGLGLFSGLIGTFFVVGLTVVVRALLRRRTAAYTAQVGLVVAGVAQVASGLVHVQAGQWVLAMVIGAFDMVAYTTLLTVFSDAVPEDKQGWVLGVSGSVMAIGWVATGLLANLDPVLGDSWLIFLGGVFWLASYALMTRYVRKRDRGTAIPTPAVAEEI, from the coding sequence TTGTCCCACGCCAAGTCCAGCGCCAAGCCGGGCGCGAAGCTCGATCTGTGGAAGATTTCGCCGTCGTTGCTGGCCATCTGCATCGACGCCATGGGCTTCGGCCTCGTCTACCCGATCCTGTCGGCGATTTTCAGCGACCCGCACTCCGGCATCCTGTCCGCCGGCATCAGTGAACAGTGGCGGTTCTTCTTCATCGGCCTCGGATACGCCGTGTATCCGCTGTTCATGTTCTTCGGCTCGTCGCTGATGGGTGAGCTCTCCGACGTCTTCGGACGGAAGCGGGTCCTCTCGACCTGTGTGCTCGGCCTGTCGGCCAGCTACTTCATGATGGCCGCGGGAGCCGCCCTGCCCAGTCTGGTCCTGCTCATCGTGGGCCGCGGCCTCGGCGGACTCATGGCGGGCTGCCAGGGCATCGCACAGGCAGCCATCTCGGACCTGAGCACCCCCGAGACAAAGGCCATCAACATGAGCGTCATGTCGATCGCCTACAGTGCGGGGATCGTGATCGGCCCGGTCATCGGCGGCGCGACATCAAGTTCCGCCACGGTGAGCTTCTTCAGCTACTGGACGCCGTTCGCCCTCGTCGGGCTCATCTCCTTCGCCTGCTACCTGTGGATTCTGGTGAAGTTCAAGGAGACGACACGGGCGGCGCGCACACGGAGGATCAGTGTGCTGCTGCCGTTCAAAGTCATCGCCGAGGCCGCCACGGACCAACGGGTGCGGCTGCTCTGCGTGGTCTTCCTGCTCATGCAGATCGGCTACAGCCTCTACTTCCAGATGATCCTGCTGCAGCTGCAGCACGAATTCCATTACTCCACGCTTGGATTGGGCCTGTTCAGCGGTCTCATCGGCACCTTCTTCGTGGTCGGTCTCACGGTGGTCGTCCGCGCCCTGTTGCGCCGTCGCACCGCCGCCTACACCGCACAGGTGGGCCTCGTCGTGGCCGGCGTCGCCCAAGTCGCCTCCGGGCTCGTACACGTCCAGGCCGGGCAATGGGTGTTGGCGATGGTCATCGGTGCCTTCGACATGGTTGCCTACACGACGCTGCTCACGGTGTTCTCGGACGCCGTGCCCGAGGACAAGCAGGGTTGGGTACTGGGCGTCAGCGGCTCGGTGATGGCCATCGGCTGGGTCGCGACCGGCCTGCTCGCCAACCTGGACCCCGTGCTCGGCGACTCCTGGCTGATCTTCCTGGGTGGCGTGTTCTGGCTGGCCAGCTACGCATTGATGACCCGCTACGTGCGGAAGCGTGACCGTGGCACCGCTATCCCGACACCCGCCGTCGCGGAGGAAATCTAG
- a CDS encoding helix-turn-helix domain-containing protein — protein sequence MSRAAEEVNRRMLRARDAMDRVYAQPLDVPALARIAHVSPAHFSRTFRATFGETPHRYLQRRRVERAMFLLRETDRSVTDICFEVGFGSPGTFSRTFRDIVGRSPRTYRKEAVATGVPTCFTMAWTRPSG from the coding sequence GTGAGTCGCGCCGCAGAAGAGGTCAATCGCCGCATGCTCCGGGCGCGGGACGCGATGGACCGCGTCTACGCGCAGCCGCTGGACGTGCCGGCCCTGGCACGGATCGCCCATGTGTCACCGGCGCACTTCTCCCGCACCTTCCGGGCCACGTTCGGCGAGACGCCGCATCGCTATCTGCAGCGCCGCCGTGTCGAGCGGGCCATGTTCCTGCTGCGGGAGACCGACCGCAGTGTGACGGACATCTGCTTCGAGGTCGGCTTCGGCAGCCCGGGAACCTTCAGCCGCACGTTCCGCGACATCGTTGGGCGGTCGCCGAGGACGTATCGCAAGGAAGCGGTGGCCACGGGCGTGCCGACGTGCTTCACCATGGCGTGGACGCGACCGAGCGGCTGA
- a CDS encoding VOC family protein: MFNAITHSQIYVLDQDEALDFYVGKLGLEVAADVDLGFMRWLAVSVPGHPERQILLEKPGAPAMSEETAEQVRELVTKGAMGGWLIFTTDDCRKTYETLLGRGVEFTEEPTDRPYGTDCGLRDPFGNRIRFTQPRA, encoded by the coding sequence ATGTTCAACGCAATCACGCACTCGCAGATATACGTCCTGGACCAGGACGAGGCCCTCGACTTCTACGTCGGCAAGCTCGGCCTGGAGGTCGCCGCCGACGTCGACCTGGGCTTCATGCGCTGGCTGGCCGTCAGCGTTCCCGGTCATCCCGAGCGCCAGATCCTGCTGGAGAAGCCCGGCGCTCCGGCGATGTCCGAGGAAACGGCGGAGCAGGTCCGGGAGTTGGTGACCAAGGGCGCGATGGGCGGGTGGCTGATCTTCACCACGGACGACTGCCGCAAGACCTACGAGACGCTGCTGGGCCGAGGCGTGGAGTTCACCGAGGAGCCCACGGACCGTCCGTACGGTACCGACTGCGGACTTCGCGACCCGTTCGGCAACCGGATCCGCTTCACCCAGCCGAGGGCCTAG
- a CDS encoding DUF4267 domain-containing protein: MTGHRGAPGWVLPVESLAAYGDMATVLVHHGSVATGLGVHGLTATLMVINGLPTMREIRKAAAAPATPAAGSPPTVGTPRPSAG, encoded by the coding sequence GTGACGGGCCACCGCGGGGCGCCGGGCTGGGTGCTGCCGGTGGAGTCCCTCGCCGCGTACGGCGACATGGCCACCGTGCTGGTTCACCACGGCTCCGTGGCCACCGGGCTCGGCGTCCACGGCCTGACCGCGACACTGATGGTGATCAACGGCCTGCCGACAATGCGCGAGATCCGCAAGGCCGCGGCCGCTCCGGCAACGCCCGCGGCCGGCAGCCCGCCTACCGTAGGAACTCCTAGGCCCTCGGCTGGGTGA
- a CDS encoding antibiotic biosynthesis monooxygenase: MAKLQSLDPNTPIFAQFKEKTGPIVLANTFVVPKERTEAFLALFRRQAEFMKAQPGFVSLQMHKGTADSQLLMNVAVWESTEALATAFGNPEFQRMAAESPDDIVSYPHVFEQIDV, translated from the coding sequence ATGGCCAAGCTGCAGAGCCTCGACCCGAATACGCCGATCTTCGCGCAGTTCAAGGAGAAGACCGGGCCCATCGTTCTGGCCAACACCTTCGTCGTCCCGAAGGAGAGGACCGAAGCGTTCCTGGCCCTCTTTCGGAGGCAGGCGGAGTTCATGAAGGCTCAGCCGGGATTCGTCTCCCTGCAGATGCACAAGGGAACGGCGGACAGTCAACTTCTGATGAACGTCGCGGTCTGGGAGTCGACCGAGGCGCTCGCCACGGCATTCGGCAACCCGGAGTTCCAGCGCATGGCGGCCGAGTCCCCCGACGACATCGTGTCGTACCCGCACGTCTTCGAGCAGATCGACGTATGA
- a CDS encoding DUF1772 domain-containing protein, protein MLNALEVVTTVVVGVMVGVEFSVAFVINRILDALPGDSGQLGRAHGGRMLGAVMPVWYITSLVLVAVCAIAGWHRPGTGLLVVAAALLILSVIMSILLLVPINNRSKTWTPENRPEDWKEQANRWDRYHYARVAVLIAAFAVLVAALT, encoded by the coding sequence ATGCTCAACGCACTTGAGGTCGTCACCACTGTGGTCGTCGGCGTGATGGTGGGGGTGGAGTTCTCCGTCGCCTTCGTCATCAACCGGATCCTCGACGCGCTCCCCGGCGACAGTGGCCAACTCGGCCGCGCCCACGGGGGCCGGATGCTCGGCGCAGTGATGCCGGTCTGGTACATCACCTCGCTCGTCCTCGTCGCCGTCTGCGCCATCGCCGGATGGCACCGCCCCGGCACCGGCCTCCTCGTCGTCGCCGCCGCGCTGCTGATCCTCAGCGTGATCATGTCGATCCTGCTGCTCGTCCCGATCAACAACCGGAGCAAGACGTGGACCCCCGAGAACCGGCCCGAGGACTGGAAGGAGCAGGCGAACCGCTGGGACCGCTACCACTACGCCCGTGTCGCCGTCCTCATCGCCGCCTTCGCCGTGCTGGTCGCCGCCCTCACCTGA
- a CDS encoding TetR/AcrR family transcriptional regulator, giving the protein MSVQERKQRERAERERLIVATARELAEQQGWDAVTTRRLAERIEYSQPVLYSHFRGKREIIGAVALEGATEMAVAVRAATSAADGPRARVTALARAYLDFAERNPAVYDALFQLDGGLAYAQEGTPEPLKDAFAALLESLGEVAGDGVDPGLFTETFWAALHGLATLTRAGRLPPEYIEPRVELLVDRLAMV; this is encoded by the coding sequence ATGTCGGTACAGGAACGCAAGCAGCGCGAACGGGCGGAGCGCGAGCGCCTCATCGTGGCGACGGCCCGCGAACTCGCCGAGCAGCAGGGCTGGGACGCGGTCACCACCCGCCGGCTCGCCGAGCGCATCGAGTACAGCCAGCCCGTCCTCTACAGCCACTTCCGCGGCAAGCGCGAGATCATCGGCGCCGTCGCCCTGGAGGGCGCCACCGAGATGGCCGTGGCGGTGCGGGCCGCGACCTCGGCCGCGGACGGCCCGCGCGCCCGGGTCACCGCCCTGGCCCGCGCCTACCTCGACTTCGCCGAGCGCAACCCGGCGGTCTACGACGCCTTGTTCCAGCTCGACGGCGGCCTGGCGTACGCGCAGGAGGGCACCCCGGAGCCTCTGAAGGACGCTTTCGCCGCGCTTCTGGAGAGCCTGGGCGAGGTCGCCGGGGACGGCGTCGACCCGGGGCTGTTCACTGAGACGTTCTGGGCGGCCCTGCACGGGCTGGCGACCCTGACCCGGGCGGGACGGCTGCCGCCGGAGTACATCGAGCCGAGGGTGGAGCTGCTGGTGGACCGGCTCGCCATGGTCTGA
- a CDS encoding cation-transporting P-type ATPase: MLEREPVAQTGPPHPLLQTVPPGEVFAALETSPRGLTAVDAAASRGRCGPNELPHARRRPLWRQLAAQFTDLFAVVLLVASALTFAAYGPQQPRDPGTFRLAVAILGVVVLNAAIGFGQEYSAERTAQSLQAMVPHTCRVLRDGERWELPARELVPGDVVVLRPGTRCRRTAAWSRHTRSR, encoded by the coding sequence GTGCTTGAACGGGAGCCGGTCGCGCAAACCGGACCGCCGCACCCCCTCCTGCAGACCGTGCCGCCGGGGGAGGTCTTCGCCGCGCTGGAGACCTCGCCGCGTGGGCTCACCGCGGTGGACGCGGCGGCGAGCCGGGGCCGCTGCGGCCCCAACGAGCTGCCGCACGCCCGCCGCCGGCCCCTGTGGCGGCAGCTGGCGGCGCAGTTCACCGATCTGTTCGCGGTCGTCCTGCTCGTCGCGTCGGCGCTCACTTTTGCGGCCTACGGACCGCAACAGCCCCGGGATCCGGGCACCTTCCGGCTGGCCGTGGCCATTCTCGGCGTCGTGGTGCTGAACGCGGCCATCGGCTTCGGTCAGGAGTACTCCGCCGAGCGGACCGCGCAGTCGCTGCAGGCGATGGTGCCGCACACCTGCCGGGTTCTGCGCGACGGGGAGCGCTGGGAGCTGCCCGCGCGTGAACTGGTGCCGGGCGACGTCGTCGTCCTGAGGCCGGGGACGCGGTGTCGGCGGACTGCCGCCTGGTCGAGGCACACGAGGTCTCGGTGA
- a CDS encoding universal stress protein, producing the protein MSGEPTGAGRIVVGVDGSDSSKEALRWAVHQAELTDSTVHVVTAWEYPPLYGSIGWIDAPQELAADAKGSAGRALDHAVEETVPAERRDRIHRCLAYGTPTAVLLDQARGADLLVVGSHGHGGFTGALLGSVGQHCTQHAPCPVVVVRGTSGGT; encoded by the coding sequence ATGAGCGGAGAGCCGACGGGAGCGGGCCGCATCGTCGTGGGCGTCGATGGCTCCGACTCCTCGAAGGAAGCCCTGCGCTGGGCAGTGCACCAGGCCGAGCTGACCGACAGCACGGTGCACGTGGTGACGGCGTGGGAGTACCCGCCGTTGTACGGATCGATCGGCTGGATCGACGCACCGCAGGAGCTGGCCGCCGACGCGAAAGGCTCGGCGGGCCGGGCCCTCGACCATGCCGTCGAGGAAACCGTGCCGGCGGAGCGCAGAGACCGGATCCACCGCTGCCTGGCGTACGGCACGCCCACCGCGGTGCTGCTCGACCAGGCAAGGGGGGCCGACTTGCTGGTGGTCGGCAGCCACGGTCACGGCGGCTTCACCGGCGCCCTCCTGGGTTCGGTCGGTCAGCACTGCACCCAGCACGCGCCGTGCCCGGTTGTCGTGGTCCGCGGTACGAGCGGCGGGACGTAA
- a CDS encoding universal stress protein has protein sequence MARPVVVGVDGSPAGLVAADWGAREALLRDLPLRLVHAGERQPYSHAPPAGPEAARRWSQGVPQEVTGRLRQLHPHLDITADFVIGPPRDVLCRAAEGAEILVIGTTGVGRLTGFLVGSVSMATVAHAAAPVVLVRAGGPGEQPLPDAESGPPPPVVLGLDLTRPCDEVIDFAFEAAAVHAAPLAVVHGWNPPPYDAYGLGAALKFGTDLSAGERDSVRQALRPWRDRYPGVDVAAQAVIGEPAHHLLDAAAHAALVVIGRHRRTTLPALPRLGHITHAVLHHCPAPVAVVPHG, from the coding sequence ATGGCACGCCCCGTGGTCGTCGGTGTGGACGGCTCGCCCGCGGGCCTGGTCGCCGCGGACTGGGGCGCTCGCGAAGCCCTGCTGAGGGATCTGCCGCTGCGGCTGGTCCATGCCGGGGAGCGGCAGCCCTACTCCCACGCCCCGCCCGCCGGGCCGGAGGCCGCCCGCCGCTGGTCACAGGGCGTTCCCCAGGAGGTGACCGGCCGGCTGCGGCAGCTCCACCCGCACCTCGACATCACGGCGGACTTCGTCATCGGCCCGCCTCGGGACGTGCTGTGCCGGGCTGCGGAGGGCGCCGAGATACTGGTGATCGGCACCACCGGAGTGGGCAGGCTCACCGGCTTCCTGGTCGGTTCGGTGAGCATGGCCACCGTCGCACACGCCGCAGCGCCCGTCGTCCTCGTACGGGCCGGGGGCCCAGGAGAACAACCGCTTCCCGACGCGGAATCGGGACCGCCCCCTCCGGTGGTCCTCGGACTCGATCTGACCCGCCCCTGCGACGAGGTGATCGACTTCGCCTTCGAGGCCGCGGCCGTGCACGCCGCGCCCTTGGCGGTCGTGCACGGCTGGAACCCACCGCCGTACGACGCCTACGGGCTCGGCGCGGCCCTGAAGTTCGGCACCGACCTCTCGGCCGGTGAGCGTGATTCCGTACGCCAGGCGCTGCGACCGTGGCGGGACCGGTATCCGGGCGTGGACGTGGCGGCACAGGCGGTCATCGGCGAGCCCGCCCACCATCTGCTCGATGCCGCCGCCCACGCCGCTCTCGTCGTCATCGGACGGCACCGCCGCACAACCCTCCCGGCCCTGCCCCGCCTCGGGCACATCACCCACGCCGTTCTGCACCACTGCCCCGCCCCGGTCGCCGTCGTCCCGCACGGCTGA
- a CDS encoding CBS domain-containing protein: protein MAQSPHTVSDVMTQTVVAVGQEARFKEIVETMEQWKVSALPVLAGEGRVVGVVSEADLLPKEEFRRADQDQMVQRGRLDALRKAGALTAGELMSAPALTVHADETLAQAARTMARKSVKRLPVVDAQGMLQGIVSRADLLKVFLRPDEDLAAEVRTEIVDRLFGGAPEKVEVRVEDGVVTLRGPIRDSALLPVAARLVRAVEGVVDVTFDVRTAPTTKKHTVAG from the coding sequence ATGGCGCAGAGTCCGCACACGGTCAGCGATGTGATGACCCAGACGGTGGTCGCCGTCGGTCAGGAGGCCCGCTTCAAGGAGATCGTCGAAACCATGGAGCAGTGGAAGGTCAGCGCCCTTCCGGTGCTCGCGGGCGAGGGGCGGGTGGTCGGCGTGGTTTCCGAGGCCGACCTGCTGCCCAAGGAGGAGTTCCGGAGGGCCGACCAGGACCAGATGGTGCAGCGGGGACGACTGGACGCCCTGCGCAAGGCCGGCGCCCTGACCGCGGGCGAGTTGATGAGCGCCCCGGCGCTGACCGTGCACGCCGACGAGACCCTCGCCCAGGCGGCACGGACCATGGCACGCAAGTCGGTCAAGCGGCTGCCGGTGGTCGACGCCCAGGGGATGCTCCAGGGCATCGTCAGCCGCGCCGACCTGCTGAAGGTGTTCCTGCGTCCCGACGAGGACCTGGCGGCCGAAGTGCGGACGGAGATCGTCGACCGGCTGTTCGGCGGGGCTCCGGAGAAGGTCGAAGTACGCGTCGAGGACGGGGTGGTGACGCTGCGCGGACCGATCCGCGACAGCGCGTTGCTGCCGGTCGCGGCGCGCCTCGTGCGCGCGGTGGAGGGCGTGGTCGATGTGACGTTCGACGTCCGGACCGCGCCGACGACGAAGAAGCACACGGTGGCCGGTTGA